DNA sequence from the Paenibacillus azoreducens genome:
ATCATTCCACATTTTTCAAATGATTAAAAAGGCTGGGTAGACCGCTTTTTAACGGAAGCTTTTCTTGCGATTATAGAATGCTTAAGCTCCGCTTTAAAACTTATACATTCTATAATCTAAAGAAAAAGGGATGCCGCTCTTCTTCGCATCCCTCATGAAGCAAACAACAAAACGATTTATCCAAAGATAATTTCAATTTCATATATTCGCGGACTGAAAATATCGCGCCAGCTCGACGATCATGCTGCCCATCCGCTCGTCTTCCGGCGGATACACCACGCGCGTGATGCCTTCCTCCAGCAGTGCCTGAGCGGTTATTTTACCGACGGCCGCAGCGACTACAGGGCCCTGGAAGGCCAGAACCATATCCTCCAGTTTGCCCTTGCTGCGTGCATATTCCGCCAGATTCCGAATTTGCGGAGCGCTCGTGAACGCAGCCGCATCAATCGCTTGTTGGAGAATGTCATCCAACAGCCGTTCAAGCTGCTCGGCTTCTGGAGGAATATGCCGATACGGCAGAACCCGGCGTACAAGGGCACCCTGCTCCTGCAGCCAAGCCTCCAGCTTGGGTGCGGGATCCCCGTGCAACTGCAGCACCGCTTCCTTGCCTTGAAGATGATGTTCCGCCAAACCGCGGATCA
Encoded proteins:
- a CDS encoding uroporphyrinogen-III synthase, producing MAYRLTGKTIALTGPRKAEDMAKIVEKMGGTALIRPAQGTVFLDDVETRKSLEEWMASPPAWTILTTGMGLDALFGVAAGMNAEHDLLQALRQSHVAARGYKTVNSLRKRGLEPLVRDDDGSTSGLIRGLAEHHLQGKEAVLQLHGDPAPKLEAWLQEQGALVRRVLPYRHIPPEAEQLERLLDDILQQAIDAAAFTSAPQIRNLAEYARSKGKLEDMVLAFQGPVVAAAVGKITAQALLEEGITRVVYPPEDERMGSMIVELARYFQSANI